In a single window of the Rhopalosiphum padi isolate XX-2018 chromosome 1, ASM2088224v1, whole genome shotgun sequence genome:
- the LOC132926638 gene encoding uncharacterized protein LOC132926638 translates to MLIGGDLYPSVIQSRADIIHTEGLPSAMNTQLGWVIIGALQNNTHTPLTSLSISTTPPIEELMQRFWTVEEPTESTMPTTQDKQCEDWFVRTTKRDAIGRFYVGLPFRTIVCSTDIGCQDEKSVVLGSSRTSALNRLYNLERRLEKDSALYTAYRAFMNDYRALGHMKLATEPGKYFIPHHPVVKRCNEELKIRVVFDASATSSSGVSLNDCLVTGPKLQTEIGDVLLRSRLHKFVFTADITKMYRQICLHEQDKVYQHILWRNSPSDKVQEYELCTVTYGVSSAPFLAIRCLQQLNLEDGPDFPLVKDVLLADTYVDDIFVGADTVEDILESKIQIIGLLNRGGFSLKKWASNCPEILNTIEIEDRAVTPWIEPTKEQAVKVLGVHWDPVLDTFGYHSTIDHVTPTKRSVLSTVARFYDPIGALGPMVFWAKCLMQTLWMDKLEWDTPLSSGLTSMWQGFIDKLPDLACLSLPRHIAVVNSQDIQLLGFADASQVGYAATVYLRVVDQDSNVRVYFLACKTKVAPLKSSSVDISLTIPRLELCAALLLSRLLSLRLKTLRDKVKITRVRAWTDSTIVLSWLTAEQRLFKIFVTNRVSKIRDLVPQCEWAHVGTSDNPADPASRGLLPDALVACSSFLHGPIFLHYPECQWPVVTTSSINPEELPEYKRPSKNVFLTRQVDSSLIQRFSVLRKMQRVLAYCLRFADKARQRTVVSGPITWQEYERVLMKVTMYTQRLYYSDLYHQLVTSNSIVTPSSLAQLAPFVDAHGIIRVGGRLQHSDLNTDAKHPILLSKSSHLAQLIVHHYHHNTLHGGTRLVASLIQRRFWIVSIRAAIRQIIFKCTVCIRYKAAAPQPFMADLPSTRVQQCRPFANVGMDYGGPFTIKESQRRNSRTHKAYLGLFVCLSTKAVHLEVVTDLTTEAFLASFDRFVARRGIPVQIYSDCGTNYVGAAKQLKTLFHDAATKEALHARVPCQWRFNPPAAPHFGGIWEAAIKSTKLHLKKVVGNQVYTLEELMTLITRIEGVLNSRPLVAMSTDPNDLSVLTPGHFLIGQPILAIPEHDISDIPQNRLKRWQLVRQALQSFWKRWSREYLHTLQSRQKWFHQNPSLGVGDVVVINSPSRPPLMWQLGRVIDVHPGADQVVRVATIKTAEGILKRPVVKLVKLPTDNA, encoded by the coding sequence ATGTTGATTGGAGGAGACTTATATCCGTCCGTCATTCAATCTAGAGCTGACATTATACATACCGAGGGCCTACCATCAGCGATGAATACACAGTTAGGTTGGGTCATAATTGGCGCGTTACAGAATAACACACATACTCCTCTTACTTCCCTGTCAATTAGTACAACCCCTCCGATTGAAGAGTTGATGCAGCGTTTTTGGACAGTAGAGGAGCCCACAGAGTCTACAATGCCAACTACACAAGACAAGCAATGTGAAGATTGGTTTGTTAGAACCACGAAACGAGACGCCATCGGTCGATTTTATGTTGGTTTACCATTTCGAACGATAGTATGTTCCACCGACATCGGATGTCAAGATGAGAAGTCGGTCGTTTTAGGGTCATCCAGAACTTCAGCTCTTAACCGACTGTATAATTTAGAACGTCGCCTTGAGAAGGATTCAGCATTGTATACGGCCTACCGGGCCTTCATGAACGATTATAGAGCGTTAGGACATATGAAGTTAGCGACTGAGCCAGGCAAATATTTCATACCACACCACCCAGTAGTTAAACGTTGTAATGAAGAACTGAAGATTCGTGTGGTGTTCGACGCCTCGGCTACGTCTTCATCAGGAGTCTCATTAAATGACTGTTTGGTGACTGGACCAAAACTTCAGACTGAAATCGGTGATGTCTTGTTGCGCAGTCGTCtacacaaatttgtttttactgCCGACATAACTAAAATGTATCGGCAAATATGTCTACATGAACAAGATAAAGTTTATCAGCACATACTATGGCGCAATTCGCCTAGTGACAAAGTGCAGGAATATGAGTTGTGTACGGTCACATACGGCGTAAGTTCGGCTCCGTTTTTAGCGATTCGATGCCTTCAACAGCTCAACCTGGAGGATGGACCTGATTTTCCACTCGTCAAGGATGTCCTGTTAGCTGATACATATGTAGATGATATTTTTGTTGGCGCTGACACTGTGGAGGACATTTTAGAATCAAAAATCCAAATCATCGGCTTGCTAAATCGAGGTGGATTTAGCCTGAAAAAATGGGCTAGCAATTGTCCCGAGATCTTGAACACCATCGAAATTGAAGACCGTGCTGTGACACCGTGGATAGAGCCAACCAAGGAACAGGCAGTCAAGGTTTTAGGAGTTCATTGGGACCCTGTACTTGACACATTCGGCTATCATTCGACGATAGATCATGTCACTCCTACAAAACGGTCAGTATTATCAACTGTTGCTCGTTTTTATGATCCAATCGGCGCGTTGGGTCCGATGGTTTTCTGGGCGAAGTGTTTAATGCAGACATTATGGATGGATAAATTAGAGTGGGATACACCACTGTCTTCAGGTCTGACGTCGATGTGGCAAGGTTTCATCGATAAACTTCCTGACTTAGCATGCTTGTCGCTGCCACGACACATTGCAGTAGTTAATAGTCAAGACATACAATTACTAGGATTCGCTGACGCGTCTCAGGTTGGATACGCAGCAACAGTATATTTGCGAGTGGTAGATCAGGATAGTAATGTCAGAGTGTATTTTTTAGCGTGTAAAACAAAGGTTGCACCACTGAAGTCATCATCAGTGGATATATCGTTAACCATACCTCGGTTGGAGCTTTGTGCCGCGCTCCTGTTGTCGCGTTTACTGTCTCTACGTTTGAAAACCTTACGGGACAAAGTCAAGATTACGCGTGTCCGGGCATGGACAGATTCAACCATTGTTTTATCTTGGCTCACGGCCGAACAGAGGCTATTCAAAATATTCGTCACTAACCGTGTATCTAAAATACGAGACCTCGTACCCCAGTGCGAATGGGCACACGTTGGTACTTCAGACAATCCAGCTGACCCGGCATCACGAGGGTTGCTGCCAGATGCTTTGGTAGCATGCTCATCATTTTTACATGGACCGATATTCCTTCATTACCCGGAATGTCAGTGGCCAGTTGTAACTACATCAAGTATAAATCCTGAAGAGCTCCCGGAATATAAACGCccatcaaaaaatgtatttttaacccGACAGGTTGATTCTAGCTTGATCCAACGTTTTTCCGTGCTGCGCAAAATGCAACGGGTGTTAGCATACTGCCTGCGGTTCGCTGACAAGGCTCGACAACGTACGGTTGTGAGTGGGCCAATCACTTGGCAAGAGTATGAGAGAGTATTGATGAAGGTAACAATGTATACACAAAGGTTATATTACTCAGATTTGTACCACCAACTAGTAACGTCAAATTCTATCGTCACCCCGAGCTCCCTCGCTCAGCTTGCACCCTTCGTCGACGCTCATGGTATTATTAGAGTAGGCGGTCGTTTGCAGCATTCGGACTTGAACACCGACGCCAAACACCCTATTTTGTTGTCGAAATCGTCTCACCTTGCTCAGCTTATTGTCCATCATTACCATCATAATACTTTACATGGTGGAACGCGTTTGGTAGCTTCGTTAATTCAGCGCCGTTTCTGGATCGTTTCGATTCGCGCTGCGATTCGTCAAATAATATTCAAGTGTACAGTGTGTATTAGATACAAGGCCGCAGCTCCCCAACCATTTATGGCAGATTTACCATCAACAAGGGTCCAACAATGCCGACCATTTGCCAACGTGGGAATGGATTATGGAGGTCCGTTCACCATTAAGGAGAGTCAACGCCGTAACTCAAGGACGCACAAGGCATATCTTGGGTTATTCGTATGCCTATCTACCAAGGCTGTGCACTTGGAGGTTGTCACAGACTTGACAACAGAGGCATTCCTAGCGTCTTTCGATCGATTTGTAGCTCGACGAGGGATTCCGGTGCAGATTTATTCCGACTGTGGAACTAATTACGTTGGCGCAGCGAAACAACTCAAGACATTATTCCACGACGCAGCAACGAAGGAAGCACTTCATGCCCGAGTTCCATGTCAATGGAGGTTCAACCCGCCTGCAGCTCCGCACTTTGGCGGTATTTGGGAAGCTGCTATTAAGAGTACCAAGTTACATCTAAAAAAGGTAGTAGGTAATCAGGTGTATACTTTGGAAGAGTTAATGACGCTAATCACACGTATTGAAGGTGTACTCAATTCTCGGCCATTAGTCGCCATGTCAACCGATCCGAACGATTTATCTGTGCTAACGCCAGGACATTTCCTGATCGGACAACCTATACTGGCGATTCCCGAACATGATATCAGCGATATCCCTCAGAATCGCCTCAAGCGGTGGCAATTAGTGAGACAAGCCCTTCAGTCCTTCTGGAAACGATGGAGTCGGGAATATCTCCATACGCTGCAAAGTAGACAAAAATGGTTCCATCAAAATCCCAGTCTCGGTGTCGGAGATGTCGTCGTCATAAATTCACCTTCTCGACCTCCGTTGATGTGGCAACTGGGTCGAGTCATCGACGTCCATCCTGGTGCTGACCAAGTGGTTCGTGTAGCCACCATCAAGACAGCAGAAGGGATACTGAAACGCCCGGTCGTAAAGTTGGTCAAACTACCTACTGACAACGCTTAA